One Staphylococcus ratti DNA segment encodes these proteins:
- a CDS encoding hotdog fold thioesterase — protein sequence MTNLVELLEMQVIEQKEGYIKIEMPVSDKVKQPFGYLHGGATIALGETACSMGSAYLLDLNREIPVGLEMNANHIKSVKEGKVVAEANILHQGRMTHVWEIKISSTQGELITVMRGTIAIKKIIKKG from the coding sequence ATGACAAATTTAGTGGAATTATTAGAAATGCAAGTCATCGAACAAAAAGAAGGCTACATTAAAATTGAAATGCCTGTGAGTGATAAAGTCAAACAACCTTTCGGATATCTTCATGGCGGAGCGACGATTGCTTTAGGTGAGACAGCTTGTTCTATGGGATCGGCATATCTTTTAGATTTGAACCGAGAAATACCGGTAGGTCTTGAAATGAATGCGAATCATATTAAATCTGTAAAAGAAGGTAAAGTGGTGGCAGAGGCAAACATACTTCATCAAGGTCGAATGACACACGTTTGGGAAATAAAAATTTCTAGTACCCAAGGTGAATTAATCACTGTCATGAGAGGGACTATTGCAATAAAAAAGATAATTAAAAAAGGCTAA
- a CDS encoding Na+/H+ antiporter family protein, producing MNAVLVAVILMIILCLCRLNVVISLFISALVGGLIAGLPIDKTITTFTQNIVDGAEVALSYALLGGFAALISYSGITDYLVNRIIEAIRTENTKVSRIKVKIAIIISLLALSVMSQNVIPVHIAFIPIVVPPLLSLFNELNIDRRLIGIIIGFGLCFPYVLLPFGFGHIFQEIIQKGFDKARHPIEFGMIWKAMLIPASGYIIGLILAMFYYRKPRQYKKIETANTNDKVILRPYVIVMVIIAILATFLVQTLTDSMIFGALAGVLVFFISGVYNWKTLDAQFVEGIKIMAYIGVVILTANGFAGVMNKTGDIEKLVSSLTTLSGGNMFMSIVLMYIIGLIITLGIGSSFATIPIIAALFIPFGEALGMSTMALIALIGTASALGDSGSPASDSTLGPTAGLNVDGQHDHIRDTCIPNFLFFNIPLIIMGTVAALVL from the coding sequence ATGAATGCAGTTTTGGTTGCAGTAATACTTATGATTATTTTATGTTTGTGTAGATTAAATGTAGTCATTAGTTTGTTTATTAGTGCATTAGTCGGTGGACTCATTGCAGGATTACCTATTGATAAAACAATTACGACATTCACACAAAATATTGTTGATGGTGCTGAAGTGGCATTAAGTTACGCATTACTTGGCGGTTTCGCGGCGTTGATTTCTTATAGTGGTATTACAGATTATTTAGTAAACCGCATTATTGAAGCTATCCGAACGGAAAATACGAAAGTGTCTCGTATTAAAGTGAAAATAGCCATCATCATTAGCTTATTAGCGTTAAGTGTGATGAGTCAAAACGTTATTCCAGTACATATTGCATTTATTCCAATTGTAGTGCCACCATTACTAAGTTTATTTAATGAATTAAATATAGATCGACGTTTAATCGGTATCATCATTGGATTTGGTTTATGTTTTCCATATGTGTTACTTCCTTTTGGATTCGGTCATATTTTTCAGGAAATAATACAAAAGGGCTTTGATAAAGCGCGCCATCCGATTGAGTTTGGCATGATTTGGAAAGCAATGCTAATTCCAGCAAGTGGCTACATTATCGGCTTAATTTTGGCGATGTTTTATTACCGTAAACCTAGACAATATAAAAAGATTGAGACAGCTAATACCAATGATAAAGTGATTTTAAGACCTTATGTCATTGTAATGGTTATTATTGCAATTTTAGCTACCTTTCTCGTACAAACGTTAACAGATTCAATGATCTTTGGCGCACTTGCAGGAGTTTTAGTATTTTTCATTTCTGGTGTTTACAATTGGAAAACTTTAGATGCTCAATTTGTTGAAGGCATTAAGATTATGGCATATATCGGTGTGGTCATTTTAACTGCGAATGGTTTTGCAGGTGTGATGAATAAAACGGGAGATATTGAAAAATTAGTGAGTAGTTTAACGACACTATCAGGTGGCAATATGTTTATGAGCATCGTGTTAATGTACATCATTGGTTTAATCATTACATTGGGCATTGGTTCATCATTTGCGACTATCCCAATTATAGCAGCATTATTCATTCCATTTGGAGAAGCACTTGGAATGAGCACAATGGCCTTAATTGCTTTAATTGGTACAGCGAGTGCTTTAGGAGATTCTGGTTCCCCCGCGAGTGATTCTACATTAGGACCAACCGCAGGGTTAAATGTGGATGGACAACATGATCACATCCGTGACACGTGTATTCCGAACTTTTTATTTTTTAATATTCCTCTGATTATAATGGGAACTGTTGCAGCACTTGTATTATAA
- a CDS encoding M17 family metallopeptidase, whose amino-acid sequence MTTNDKASIMLIGIPEHLNQYQDEVKENDAFISALTELKSKQIISSKLGEIRDTACFINQNLVRIITVGLGNVKMLKEADYIKVWGNIFQYLKKQAISEIKIHIPTFYTKAVELEKIFHIMGLQREQAIYTFDSYKSDKKAPYTLHIQFEPKVDAQYEKAIDLGRKLGQSINFARDLGNMPPNILTPSYFATVVSQHFESAAVHVDIKDAETIQQEGFGLIHAVGKGSINGPRLITLEYKGNPENDAETIALVGKGITYDSGGYTIKSKTTMPSMKFDMCGAANVIGMIDAIQSLQLKVNVVAVIAAAENMIAAHAMKPDDVFTALSGETVEVPNTDAEGRLVLGDATFYANQFQPSLIIDFATLTGAAIVALGEDKAAVFNKGASSTLLNDILEQAHLADEAVFELPITETERRNIKKSDIADLTNHINGDGKALFAAAFVTHFSGKTPHLHFDIAGPATISKDTHKGPKGPTGYLIATIVRYLEKQYGKM is encoded by the coding sequence ATGACAACAAATGATAAAGCTTCTATTATGCTCATTGGCATACCCGAACACCTCAATCAATATCAAGATGAGGTAAAAGAAAATGATGCATTCATTAGCGCATTGACAGAACTAAAATCGAAACAAATTATATCTTCAAAGCTAGGAGAAATACGTGATACTGCATGCTTCATCAATCAAAATTTAGTACGTATCATTACTGTAGGTTTAGGTAATGTGAAAATGCTTAAAGAAGCGGATTATATTAAAGTATGGGGAAATATATTTCAATATTTAAAAAAACAAGCTATTTCTGAAATTAAGATTCATATACCAACGTTTTATACGAAAGCTGTGGAGCTTGAGAAAATATTTCATATTATGGGATTACAACGTGAACAAGCAATTTATACGTTTGATTCCTATAAGTCGGATAAAAAAGCACCTTATACGTTACATATTCAATTTGAGCCAAAAGTGGATGCGCAATATGAAAAAGCGATCGATTTAGGTCGGAAATTAGGGCAATCCATTAATTTTGCACGTGATTTAGGCAATATGCCTCCTAATATTCTTACACCTTCTTATTTTGCAACAGTTGTGTCACAACATTTTGAATCTGCAGCAGTACATGTGGATATTAAAGATGCAGAGACCATTCAACAAGAGGGATTTGGTTTAATTCATGCAGTAGGTAAAGGCTCAATCAATGGTCCACGTTTGATCACATTAGAGTACAAAGGGAATCCTGAAAATGATGCTGAAACGATAGCTTTAGTAGGGAAAGGTATTACGTATGATTCAGGTGGTTATACCATTAAATCTAAAACAACGATGCCGTCAATGAAATTTGATATGTGTGGGGCTGCGAATGTGATAGGGATGATAGACGCGATTCAATCACTTCAACTGAAAGTCAATGTTGTTGCAGTCATTGCTGCGGCAGAAAATATGATTGCAGCACATGCGATGAAACCAGATGATGTATTTACAGCTTTAAGTGGTGAGACTGTAGAAGTTCCAAATACTGATGCAGAAGGTCGCTTAGTACTTGGAGACGCTACTTTTTATGCGAATCAATTTCAACCTTCACTCATTATCGATTTTGCAACATTAACAGGTGCGGCAATTGTGGCGCTTGGTGAAGATAAAGCTGCTGTTTTCAATAAAGGTGCATCTTCTACATTATTAAATGACATTTTAGAACAAGCACATTTGGCTGACGAAGCGGTATTTGAATTACCGATTACAGAAACGGAACGTCGTAATATCAAAAAATCCGATATTGCTGATTTAACGAATCATATTAATGGTGACGGTAAAGCGCTATTTGCAGCAGCATTTGTGACACATTTTAGTGGTAAAACCCCGCATTTGCATTTTGATATTGCGGGTCCTGCTACAATATCAAAAGATACGCATAAAGGTCCAAAAGGTCCAACAGGGTATTTAATTGCAACGATCGTGCGTTATTTAGAAAAACAATACGGAAAAATGTAA